A window of the Gemmatirosa kalamazoonensis genome harbors these coding sequences:
- the lepB gene encoding signal peptidase I, with the protein MNHVPRLRIGWLWEWAKVLQIAFLLFLVLKTFLVEAYKIPSGSMEHTLLVGDFLLVNKLVYGAEVPFTGQRLPRLRDPQRGDVLVFQWPEDPSKNFVKRLVGVPGDTLMMRDGELFVNGHAQREQYVTHTEPGVDPTFEEFRWQRDYVVRSAVAAPTSAVAGELAVATRDPGDHPSRNNWGPLIVPRGSYFVLGDNRDNSLDSRYWGFVPDSLVRGRPMVVYYSYAPDSADRLAWLRAIRWSRLGERVR; encoded by the coding sequence GTGAACCACGTCCCGCGGCTGCGGATCGGATGGCTGTGGGAGTGGGCGAAGGTGCTCCAGATCGCGTTCCTGCTCTTCCTCGTTCTCAAGACGTTTCTCGTCGAGGCGTACAAGATCCCCAGCGGCAGCATGGAGCACACGCTGCTCGTGGGGGACTTTCTGCTGGTGAACAAGCTGGTGTACGGGGCCGAGGTGCCGTTCACCGGCCAGCGTCTCCCGCGGCTGCGCGATCCGCAGCGCGGCGACGTGCTGGTGTTCCAGTGGCCGGAGGATCCGAGCAAGAACTTCGTGAAGCGGCTGGTCGGCGTGCCGGGCGACACGCTCATGATGCGGGACGGCGAGCTGTTCGTGAACGGCCATGCGCAGCGCGAGCAGTACGTGACGCACACCGAGCCGGGCGTCGACCCCACGTTCGAGGAGTTCCGCTGGCAGCGCGACTACGTGGTGCGCTCCGCGGTGGCGGCACCGACCAGTGCCGTGGCGGGTGAACTGGCCGTCGCGACGCGCGATCCGGGCGATCATCCGTCGCGAAACAATTGGGGGCCGTTGATCGTCCCCCGTGGCAGCTACTTCGTGCTCGGCGACAATCGCGACAACTCGCTCGACAGCCGGTACTGGGGCTTCGTGCCCGACTCGCTCGTGCGCGGCCGCCCGATGGTCGTGTATTACAGCTACGCTCCCGATAGTGCCGATCGACTCGCCTGGTTGAGGGCCATTCGCTGGTCCCGCCTCGGCGAGCGTGTGCGATAG